The following are from one region of the Kwoniella dendrophila CBS 6074 chromosome 6, complete sequence genome:
- a CDS encoding S-(hydroxymethyl)glutathione dehydrogenase — translation MSTEGKVITCKAAIAWEAAKPLSIETIEVSPPKEGEVRIKVLYTGLCHTDAYTLSGKDPEGAFPVVLGHEGGGIVESVGAGVDNVKVGDHVVPLYTAECKECKFCKSGKTNLCGRVRATQGKGVMPDGTSRFRCKGKDILHFMGCSTFSQYTVVSKYSVVAVNKSAPLEKACLLGCGITTGYGAAVKTPGIEDSNVAVFGIGCVGLSILQGAKAKGAKRIIAVDINDKKEEWAKKFGATEFINSAKLPEGKSIVDHLVEITDGGLDFTFDATGNVHVMRNALEACHKGWGVCNVIGVAPAGAEIATRPFQLVTGRVWKGSAFGGVKGRTELPGIVDDYLAGTLMVDQFVTHHESLEGINKGFEDMHAGDCIRCVVDMGFDHVEESA, via the exons ATGTCAACTGAAGGAAAA GTCATCACTTGTAAAGCTGCTATCGCTTGGGAAGCAG CCAAACCCCTCTCTATCGAAACTATCGAAGTTTCTCCtcctaaagaaggtgaagtcaGAATCAAAGTTCTTTA CACTGGTCTCTGTCACAC CGATGCTTACactttatcaggtaaagatcCAGAAGGTGCTTTCCCAGTTGTTTTAGGTcatgaaggtggtggtattgtAGAATctgttggtgcaggtgtagatAACGTTAAAGTTGGTGATCACGTTGTACCACTTTACACTGCAGAATGTAAAGAATGTAAATTCtgtaaatcaggtaaaaccaACCTTTGTGGTagag TTCGAGCTActcaaggtaaaggtgtaatGCCAGATGGTACATCAAGATTCAgatgtaaaggtaaagacATTTTACACTTT ATGGGATGTTCAACATTCTCACAATACACAGTTGTATCAAAATACTCAGTCGTAGCAGTTAACAAATCTGCTCCATTAGAAAAAGCTTGTTTATTAGGTTGTGGTATAACAACAGGTTACGGTGCTGCTGTTAAAACACCAGGAATTGAAGATTCAAATGTTGCTGTATTTGGTATCGGTTGTGTCGGTTTATCAATCTTACAAGGTGCTAAAGCAAAAGGTGCCAAAAGAATCATTGCTGTtgatatcaatgataaaaaagaagaatgggcTAAGAAATTCGGTGCTA CCGAATTCATCAACTCTGCTAAACTtcctgaaggtaaatcaatcgTTGATCACCTTGTCGAGATAACCGACGGTGGTCTCGATTTCACTTTCGATGCTACTGGTAAC GTCCACGTGATGAGAAACGCTCTTGAAGCTTGTCACAAAGGTTGGGGTGTATGTAACGTCATTGGTGTCGCTCCAGCAGGTGCTGAAATTGCTACTAGACC ATTCCAACTT GTAACAGGTCGAGTATGGAAAGGTTCAGCTTTCGGTGGTGTTAAAGGTAGAACTGAACTTCCTGGTATTGTAGATG ATTACCTTGCGGGTACACTTATGGTTGATCAATTCGTCACCCATCATGAATCTTTAGAAGGTATCAACAAAGGTTTCGAGGACATGCAC GCCGGTGACTGTATTCGATGTGTTGTTGATATGGGTTTCGACCATGTTGAAGAATCGGCTTGA